The proteins below are encoded in one region of Casimicrobium huifangae:
- a CDS encoding GNAT family N-acetyltransferase has translation MDAPTESRLIRPALDSDAEPMRALLNEIIRIGGTTAITSELSVDEMREWFISGADVVSCFLAINANGEILGFQSLSRYGDLQEGWVDIATFASRSRQKSGVGGALFAHTRAAAAQYGFTTINASIRVDNTGGLAYYGKMGFVTYRVEDGDPRSQGRTFNRVHKRYDI, from the coding sequence ATGGATGCCCCGACTGAATCACGCCTGATCCGACCCGCGCTCGACAGCGATGCCGAACCCATGCGCGCTCTGCTCAACGAAATCATCCGCATCGGTGGGACCACCGCGATCACCAGCGAGTTGTCAGTGGACGAAATGCGCGAGTGGTTCATCTCTGGCGCGGACGTCGTGTCCTGCTTCTTGGCGATCAACGCGAATGGGGAGATTCTGGGCTTTCAGTCCCTGAGCCGATACGGCGATCTGCAGGAAGGCTGGGTGGACATTGCGACTTTCGCGAGCCGGTCGCGGCAGAAATCCGGCGTCGGCGGTGCACTCTTCGCGCATACGCGTGCGGCAGCCGCGCAGTACGGCTTTACGACGATCAATGCATCCATCCGTGTCGACAACACGGGTGGCCTGGCCTACTACGGCAAGATGGGCTTTGTGACTTATCGGGTCGAAGACGGCGATCCGCGTTCGCAGGGCCGCACTTTCAACCGCGTTCACAAGCGCTACGACATTTGA
- a CDS encoding REP-associated tyrosine transposase, whose product MPDYRRLFVPGGSYFFTVTLLERRGNRLLVDNIDALRSAVRVTKQERPFRIDAWVVLPEHMHMMLTLPPGDSDFSARIRAIKIRFNRAIPPTERRSETRAVNGERGMWQRRFWEHLIRDERDFARHFDYVHYNPVKHGHVGRPADWPHSTFHRWVDRGVYADDWAGGDTLGDTVGE is encoded by the coding sequence ATGCCTGACTATCGTCGTCTGTTCGTTCCGGGTGGTTCGTACTTCTTCACGGTGACGCTGCTGGAACGGCGGGGCAATCGTCTGCTCGTTGACAACATCGACGCGTTACGCAGCGCCGTGCGTGTCACGAAACAGGAGCGGCCTTTCCGCATCGACGCCTGGGTGGTGTTGCCCGAGCACATGCACATGATGCTCACGCTGCCGCCGGGTGACTCTGACTTTTCGGCCCGCATTCGTGCCATCAAGATTCGCTTCAACCGCGCGATTCCTCCGACCGAAAGACGCTCGGAGACGCGCGCAGTAAACGGCGAGCGTGGCATGTGGCAACGCCGATTCTGGGAGCATCTCATCCGCGATGAACGGGATTTCGCTCGCCATTTCGACTACGTTCACTACAACCCGGTGAAGCATGGTCACGTTGGGCGCCCGGCCGATTGGCCACATTCGACGTTTCATCGGTGGGTTGATCGTGGGGTTTATGCCGACGATTGGGCGGGTGGAGATACCTTGGGCGACACCGTTGGCGAATGA
- a CDS encoding HEPN domain-containing protein — MEVHMMVCANSVDLPDRREFQLGEIGLLRYATDLETMVLDQVADALLGQSRIDRQHTWFGDWISNGTPGSFRFQRKRKPRRYVVLETTEQRQIDLLQLLALILVEPLVFSTPVKKIGPKFVLTFNTLGAADSLVGLSNREFRSGGQRNKRISDADMKGLVNLLAHVGEEAEEAEQVLDLIRQYVDVLSIPIWSSFRFSALMALIEGLLAHQPKPTDPTESITRQIKRKFDLVNSISETPLQAKDFFPKIPDKLRTDQLWTRLYSLRSNIAHGNGGRLESQSQYLVDVTTACKYLDASLRMLFRQWIAQPAIMSKIRAI; from the coding sequence GTGGAAGTGCATATGATGGTTTGCGCAAACTCGGTCGATTTGCCGGATCGTCGAGAATTCCAACTTGGCGAAATTGGCTTGCTGCGTTACGCCACGGACCTAGAGACGATGGTCCTCGACCAAGTAGCGGACGCGTTGCTTGGACAAAGCCGAATTGATCGGCAGCACACTTGGTTCGGTGATTGGATTTCTAACGGAACTCCGGGTAGCTTCCGCTTTCAACGGAAGAGGAAGCCCCGACGATACGTTGTACTGGAAACAACTGAGCAACGACAAATCGATTTGCTACAGCTATTGGCATTGATACTTGTTGAGCCATTGGTTTTTTCTACACCTGTGAAGAAAATCGGTCCAAAATTTGTCCTAACTTTCAACACTTTGGGAGCGGCAGATTCCTTAGTAGGGCTGAGCAATCGCGAGTTTCGCAGTGGCGGACAACGCAATAAAAGAATATCCGACGCGGACATGAAGGGGCTGGTTAATTTGCTTGCTCACGTTGGAGAAGAAGCCGAAGAAGCCGAGCAAGTTCTCGATCTGATTCGGCAGTACGTTGACGTGCTATCGATCCCGATTTGGTCAAGCTTTCGCTTTTCTGCATTGATGGCGCTTATCGAGGGGCTACTTGCACATCAACCCAAACCCACGGATCCCACGGAGTCAATAACGAGGCAAATCAAACGCAAGTTCGATCTCGTAAATTCAATTTCAGAGACACCACTTCAGGCGAAAGACTTCTTTCCAAAAATTCCGGACAAATTGCGTACAGATCAACTCTGGACAAGGCTTTACAGCCTGCGGAGCAACATCGCGCATGGAAACGGGGGGCGCTTGGAATCACAATCGCAGTATCTCGTTGACGTCACGACCGCGTGCAAGTACTTGGATGCTTCGTTGCGAATGCTCTTTCGCCAGTGGATCGCGCAGCCGGCAATCATGTCAAAGATTAGAGCGATTTAG